From a region of the Paenibacillus segetis genome:
- a CDS encoding carbohydrate kinase family protein — MKTVYVLGELNVDMIITGTDVIPEWNREKLVDSFDIVLGSSSAITACALAGLGLDVRFVSVVGDDEFGNYCIEQLQSKGVNTDFIMKRQTAKTGVTLSLSTPQDRGLLTFMGSIPDLTPGDLPEALYEEADHVHFGSYFLQDGMRDHWQEIFKQVRKNGATTSFDTGWDVRNQWVREGIHSLLEETDLFIPSEEELLHIYGVPTLEDVWGLLPEGHHGVAVKRGSKGATLYSEDKRLVEINSYMITPIDTTGAGDSFNAGLIHGYLNGKRDMELMLFANACGALSTQRVGGAQRVSTLEEVKVFQNTHVVRD, encoded by the coding sequence ATGAAGACGGTATACGTGCTTGGTGAATTGAATGTGGACATGATCATTACTGGAACTGATGTGATCCCGGAGTGGAACCGCGAGAAATTAGTGGACTCGTTCGATATCGTTCTTGGATCTTCATCCGCGATAACTGCGTGTGCGCTAGCAGGTCTAGGGTTGGATGTACGCTTTGTAAGTGTGGTAGGAGATGATGAGTTCGGTAATTATTGCATCGAGCAGTTGCAAAGTAAAGGTGTAAATACGGATTTCATTATGAAGAGACAGACAGCGAAGACGGGAGTTACTTTATCTCTCTCAACTCCGCAAGACAGAGGTTTGCTAACCTTTATGGGGAGTATCCCGGATCTTACTCCTGGAGATTTGCCGGAAGCTCTATATGAAGAGGCCGATCATGTTCATTTTGGATCGTACTTCTTGCAAGACGGGATGCGAGATCATTGGCAGGAAATATTTAAGCAGGTGCGGAAAAATGGAGCTACAACCTCCTTCGATACAGGCTGGGATGTTCGTAATCAATGGGTGAGGGAGGGAATTCACTCTCTTCTGGAAGAAACAGATCTCTTTATCCCGAGTGAAGAAGAACTTCTTCATATCTACGGAGTACCTACACTGGAGGATGTGTGGGGTTTACTACCCGAGGGGCATCATGGAGTGGCGGTGAAAAGAGGCTCTAAAGGTGCCACGCTCTATAGTGAGGATAAGCGGCTAGTTGAGATTAATTCTTATATGATCACACCGATCGATACAACTGGTGCTGGCGATTCTTTTAATGCTGGACTAATTCATGGATATCTAAACGGAAAACGTGATATGGAACTGATGCTCTTCGCCAATGCTTGTGGGGCATTATCTACGCAACGTGTAGGCGGGGCACAACGGGTATCTACTTTGGAGGAAGTCAAAGTGTTTCAGAATACACATGTTGTTCGAGATTAA
- the melA gene encoding alpha-galactosidase: protein MTKITIIGAGSFFTKGLVIDILNITDIEGGVIALVDIDERRLEIVHQLVEKLIEISGKNWSVISSSDRRKVLADSTFVINQIEVNGLETVRNEFEIPLKYGVNQCIGDTLGPGGLFKTLRTLPTWISIVKDIEELSPNATILNYTNPMSAVTLATTKITNIPVVGLCHSIQNSSRQLAEYAGIPYEEMKWRAGGINHMSWFLELSHKGKDLYPVLLENMKDPTILAKDPVRLDAMKYLGAFVSESSGHFSEYIPYYRKRQDLIDFHCNDGYNGATGFYANNWPTWRQENENLIMNLLSGDIEIEFESSNEYAAVIIEGILKNTPKVIHGNVLNKGLISNLPQDGIVEVACMVDANGIQPTHFGKLPEHLAALCKSNMSFFELAVSAVLERDKEMAMHALMVDPLTASVCSLSEIKAMFEELYEKERHLISELV from the coding sequence ATGACAAAGATAACGATTATCGGAGCGGGGAGTTTTTTTACCAAAGGATTGGTCATTGATATTTTGAATATCACGGATATAGAGGGTGGGGTCATAGCCCTTGTAGATATTGATGAAAGACGGTTGGAGATCGTTCATCAGTTAGTCGAAAAGCTGATTGAAATATCTGGTAAAAACTGGTCTGTCATATCTTCGTCTGACCGTCGCAAAGTATTGGCGGATTCAACCTTCGTTATTAACCAAATTGAAGTGAATGGACTGGAGACGGTTCGTAATGAATTTGAAATCCCGCTTAAATATGGGGTAAATCAATGCATAGGCGATACTTTAGGTCCAGGCGGTCTATTTAAAACGCTGCGTACTTTACCAACCTGGATATCCATTGTGAAGGATATTGAGGAACTGAGTCCAAACGCGACGATTCTTAACTATACAAATCCGATGTCGGCTGTGACACTAGCAACAACCAAAATCACGAATATCCCTGTCGTGGGCTTATGCCATTCGATTCAAAATAGCTCCCGCCAGCTCGCTGAGTATGCTGGTATTCCTTATGAAGAAATGAAATGGCGAGCAGGCGGCATCAACCATATGTCATGGTTCCTGGAATTGTCGCACAAAGGCAAAGACCTATACCCTGTACTCTTGGAAAATATGAAGGATCCAACCATCTTGGCCAAAGATCCCGTCCGGTTAGATGCGATGAAATATCTTGGTGCATTTGTCTCAGAATCTAGCGGACATTTCTCTGAATATATTCCTTATTATCGTAAGAGACAGGATTTAATAGATTTTCACTGCAATGATGGATATAACGGGGCGACAGGGTTCTATGCCAATAACTGGCCAACCTGGCGACAAGAGAATGAAAATTTGATCATGAATTTGTTATCCGGTGACATAGAGATCGAATTTGAAAGCTCGAATGAATATGCTGCCGTCATTATTGAAGGAATTCTGAAAAATACGCCGAAAGTTATTCATGGTAATGTTCTAAACAAAGGATTGATCTCGAACTTGCCTCAAGATGGTATTGTTGAGGTGGCATGTATGGTAGATGCGAACGGCATCCAGCCAACCCATTTCGGGAAGCTCCCTGAACATTTAGCCGCGTTATGCAAGAGTAACATGTCTTTCTTCGAACTTGCTGTATCGGCGGTTCTGGAGCGGGATAAAGAGATGGCGATGCATGCCTTGATGGTAGATCCACTGACGGCTTCTGTATGCTCATTGTCTGAGATCAAGGCGATGTTCGAAGAATTATATGAGAAGGAACGTCATCTTATTTCTGAATTAGTGTAG
- a CDS encoding alpha-L-fucosidase, with protein MSDLFTRTEWFLKERFGMFIHWGLYAIPGRGEWVMSDERIPVDMYEQYFEQFNPVDYDPVKWVKAAKKAGMKYVVMTVKHHDGFCLFDSALTDYKSTNTVCKRDLTREFVDAVRAEGLKVGLYYSLIDWHHEDYPKYGDLIHPMRDNEAYKDNTYNFDNYLAYMHGQIKELCRNYGKIDILWFDYSYEHMRGETWHAKELMEMVRSLQPEVIIDNRLETSGEGGGSLLTANPTAWSGDFSSPEQIIPQEGIKNELGVSIPWEMCTTMNNTWGYTPNDIAYKPAALLIRKLVECVSKGGNMILNVGPDAKGNFNKQSMDTLEAIGEWMDKNAESIYSCGYADIDKPEWGRYTRNGNMIYAHVFEAPIGPLALTGVPVDQVKSMYRLADGVEVQRGDSWITKAYENILFACLGSIAHFTYPLPDEADTVIAIELKK; from the coding sequence ATGTCTGATTTATTTACTAGAACAGAGTGGTTTCTGAAGGAACGTTTTGGCATGTTTATTCACTGGGGATTGTACGCCATTCCCGGTCGTGGCGAATGGGTGATGAGTGACGAGCGTATCCCTGTTGATATGTATGAGCAATATTTCGAGCAGTTTAATCCGGTCGATTATGACCCTGTTAAATGGGTGAAGGCCGCAAAGAAGGCCGGTATGAAATATGTAGTGATGACGGTTAAGCATCATGATGGTTTCTGTCTGTTTGACAGTGCACTTACGGATTATAAGTCAACCAATACCGTCTGTAAGCGCGATTTGACCCGTGAATTTGTTGATGCTGTCCGTGCTGAGGGATTGAAGGTAGGTTTATACTACTCTTTGATTGACTGGCATCACGAGGATTACCCGAAATATGGCGATCTCATTCATCCTATGCGCGATAACGAGGCATATAAGGATAATACGTATAACTTCGATAATTATTTAGCTTATATGCACGGGCAAATTAAAGAGCTCTGCAGGAACTATGGCAAGATCGATATTTTATGGTTTGATTATTCCTATGAACACATGAGAGGCGAAACTTGGCATGCCAAAGAGCTGATGGAAATGGTACGGTCCCTACAACCAGAGGTTATTATCGATAATCGATTGGAGACGAGTGGGGAGGGTGGGGGCAGTCTTTTGACAGCGAATCCTACAGCTTGGAGCGGTGACTTCTCAAGTCCGGAACAGATCATTCCACAAGAAGGAATTAAGAACGAGCTTGGAGTTTCGATTCCTTGGGAAATGTGCACCACTATGAACAATACATGGGGATATACTCCGAATGATATTGCCTATAAACCTGCTGCACTGCTAATTAGAAAACTTGTAGAATGTGTGAGCAAGGGAGGGAACATGATCCTTAATGTAGGTCCTGATGCGAAAGGCAATTTCAACAAGCAGTCAATGGATACCCTTGAAGCCATAGGTGAATGGATGGATAAGAATGCGGAGAGCATCTATAGCTGCGGTTATGCTGATATCGATAAGCCGGAATGGGGACGTTATACGCGGAATGGAAATATGATTTATGCGCATGTGTTCGAAGCACCGATCGGTCCTTTGGCGTTAACAGGCGTGCCGGTTGATCAAGTGAAATCCATGTATCGTCTAGCAGATGGTGTGGAAGTGCAACGTGGGGATAGCTGGATCACGAAAGCTTATGAGAATATTTTATTTGCTTGTTTGGGCAGTATTGCTCACTTCACTTATCCATTGCCAGATGAGGCGGACACAGTCATTGCTATTGAATTGAAAAAGTAG
- a CDS encoding carbohydrate ABC transporter permease, whose amino-acid sequence MDDNHNGMLRGIVAGICKYALLIFVILISIYPIIWVFISSFKERPGGLGLPETWKFDGYITIFTKLQIGTYFSNSIIVSVISTLLSVIFVAMAAYVSARMDFKGKGLITLMFATTLFIPPISISFPLYRLIDTLGLYDTRTGVVLVYSGLGIAITFFVIRSYFLTIPAEMEEAAQMDGCGHVRTFVQIIVPLAKPGLATAAVLAFLNNWNEFYFATILLESKTNMTIPALLGQFRSAYARDLNGMFSAIIVSVLPTILVFSFTSKLFIKSLTAGAVKG is encoded by the coding sequence ATGGATGACAATCATAATGGAATGCTTCGAGGAATTGTTGCCGGTATATGCAAATATGCTTTGCTAATCTTCGTTATCTTAATTTCAATATATCCGATCATTTGGGTATTCATCTCATCATTCAAAGAAAGACCGGGAGGTCTTGGACTTCCAGAGACTTGGAAGTTTGATGGCTATATCACGATATTTACCAAGCTCCAAATTGGAACCTATTTCTCGAATAGTATCATTGTCAGTGTCATCTCGACATTACTTAGCGTGATATTCGTAGCTATGGCTGCTTATGTATCGGCACGGATGGATTTCAAAGGTAAAGGTCTAATTACGCTGATGTTCGCAACGACTCTCTTTATCCCACCGATTTCGATCAGCTTTCCACTCTATCGTCTCATTGACACATTGGGACTTTATGATACACGGACTGGTGTCGTACTCGTCTATTCCGGATTAGGTATCGCGATTACCTTTTTCGTCATTCGTAGCTATTTTCTCACGATTCCTGCAGAGATGGAGGAAGCCGCACAAATGGACGGTTGTGGCCATGTGAGAACATTTGTACAAATCATTGTTCCGCTTGCCAAGCCAGGATTGGCCACGGCAGCCGTACTTGCTTTCTTGAACAACTGGAACGAATTTTATTTTGCAACGATATTGCTTGAAAGTAAAACGAACATGACGATCCCCGCCCTGTTAGGTCAATTTAGATCTGCTTATGCGCGTGATCTGAATGGTATGTTCTCAGCGATTATCGTATCTGTGTTACCAACGATTCTTGTTTTTAGTTTTACATCGAAACTATTCATTAAGAGCCTTACTGCTGGCGCAGTAAAGGGATAA
- a CDS encoding carbohydrate ABC transporter permease, which yields MEAQTELRRNNNAAVNKNKTRMQKKIFIFCFLLPAVVMFLFIYAYPLVTIFLTSFSKWDFKNLQSPQFLGWSHVFDNFTKLFTTDYYFKTALLNSLKWVALALVVQVPFSILVALVLSKKPRGWVFARNAFLIPNIISTAAIGLIFVNLYDPSLGFVTEIIKVFNPEANLNILANQGTAFWGVTFAFILFGGTNCILLMSQIASISPDLYEAAKIDGANGIQTERYITLPLLRPMIGTVAILATNYSLLLFNEIQLLTKGGPDDATFSLSYYIFQTAMGSSKLNFALANTAGVIQFILGVVLVVLITRVFKTNESY from the coding sequence ATGGAAGCACAGACTGAATTGCGTAGGAACAACAACGCTGCTGTAAACAAAAACAAGACACGCATGCAGAAAAAGATCTTTATTTTTTGTTTTTTGTTGCCGGCAGTTGTTATGTTTTTGTTTATATACGCGTATCCACTAGTAACTATATTTTTAACCTCATTTAGCAAATGGGATTTCAAGAACCTTCAATCACCACAGTTTCTAGGGTGGTCCCATGTATTTGATAACTTCACCAAGCTATTTACTACAGACTATTATTTCAAAACAGCTCTATTGAACTCGCTTAAATGGGTTGCGCTGGCCCTAGTCGTTCAGGTTCCTTTTTCAATTCTAGTTGCGCTAGTGTTGTCCAAAAAACCGCGGGGATGGGTATTCGCTAGAAATGCCTTTCTCATTCCGAACATTATTTCGACAGCGGCGATCGGATTAATCTTTGTTAATCTGTATGACCCATCTCTTGGTTTCGTAACGGAAATCATCAAGGTATTTAATCCCGAGGCTAACCTTAATATTCTTGCGAATCAGGGAACCGCGTTCTGGGGTGTTACCTTTGCCTTTATCTTGTTTGGTGGAACGAACTGTATATTGCTCATGTCGCAAATCGCGTCGATATCCCCAGATTTATATGAAGCGGCGAAGATTGATGGAGCAAATGGTATTCAGACTGAAAGGTACATTACATTGCCACTTTTAAGACCCATGATTGGGACCGTGGCTATTCTAGCTACGAACTATAGTTTGCTATTGTTCAACGAGATTCAGTTATTGACGAAGGGTGGACCTGATGATGCGACCTTCAGTTTGAGCTATTACATCTTCCAAACCGCGATGGGAAGTAGCAAATTGAACTTCGCATTAGCGAATACCGCAGGTGTTATACAGTTCATCCTTGGTGTTGTACTCGTTGTGCTTATCACCCGCGTGTTCAAAACGAATGAAAGTTATTAA